The proteins below come from a single Corynebacterium glyciniphilum AJ 3170 genomic window:
- a CDS encoding biotin--[acetyl-CoA-carboxylase] ligase: MTASPTASRTPFDASRLSALIQDGDSRVGPVTVVGTTGSTNADLADAFRADPGLADRTVIVAEEQVTARGRLGRRWSAPAGAQVIMSVLLRPSVQEVPAERFGELPLLIGVAIAETARAVGVDAQLKWPNDVIVSDRRSGDTPHGYRKLAGILVEAVSLDPVAVVVGVGVNASITAGEFADAGVEAGTSLTDQGAELGSVQAREALAAAELSWIADVDEAWRRGGAALEKLRRRYRELSATLGTRVRAELPGGEELTGTAVDLDGQGGLVIETVGGERRTVTAGDVVHLRPVPTTDQRN, from the coding sequence ATGACCGCCTCCCCGACCGCCTCACGCACCCCCTTCGACGCGTCCCGTCTCTCCGCCCTCATCCAGGACGGGGACAGTCGTGTCGGGCCCGTCACCGTCGTCGGCACGACGGGGTCGACCAACGCCGACCTGGCGGATGCGTTCCGTGCCGACCCGGGACTCGCTGACCGCACCGTGATCGTGGCGGAGGAGCAGGTGACTGCCCGGGGCCGGTTGGGGCGCCGTTGGTCGGCCCCGGCCGGAGCCCAGGTCATCATGAGCGTCCTGCTCCGCCCGTCGGTGCAGGAGGTGCCGGCCGAACGGTTCGGAGAACTTCCGCTGCTGATCGGCGTGGCGATCGCCGAAACCGCCCGTGCGGTCGGGGTGGATGCGCAGCTGAAGTGGCCCAATGACGTCATCGTCAGTGACCGCCGGTCGGGCGACACGCCCCACGGCTACCGGAAGCTGGCCGGCATTCTCGTCGAAGCGGTGAGCCTTGATCCGGTGGCTGTGGTCGTCGGCGTGGGGGTGAACGCGTCGATCACCGCGGGCGAGTTCGCCGACGCTGGTGTGGAGGCGGGGACCTCACTGACCGACCAGGGGGCCGAACTGGGGTCGGTGCAGGCCCGGGAGGCACTGGCCGCGGCCGAACTGTCGTGGATCGCTGACGTCGACGAGGCGTGGCGTCGTGGCGGCGCGGCACTGGAGAAGCTGCGTCGTCGTTACCGGGAGTTGTCGGCGACACTCGGCACACGGGTCCGCGCCGAGCTTCCGGGCGGCGAAGAGCTCACCGGAACCGCCGTCGACCTCGACGGTCAGGGGGGACTGGTCATCGAGACGGTCGGCGGTGAGCGGCGGACGGTCACCGCCGGCGACGTCGTCCACCTGCGACCGGTGCCCACCACCGACCAGAGGAACTAA